In Mucilaginibacter boryungensis, a single window of DNA contains:
- the efp gene encoding elongation factor P: protein MAKASEVKVGNILRFNGELVTVTEVLHRTPGKGGAFYLDKFRNIKTGKIVEARLGTDEQVEICRVETNDYQYLYEEGENMVIMDNVTYDQFSIPKSLFGPAVKFLKEGMSVIVSFESEEPIMAQAPNFVELEITYAEPAVKGDTSSGALKTATTENGVELKVPLFVNQGDKIKVDTRTGEYVERVK from the coding sequence ATGGCAAAGGCATCTGAAGTTAAAGTAGGGAATATATTACGCTTTAATGGCGAACTGGTAACTGTTACCGAGGTACTGCACCGTACACCAGGTAAAGGCGGGGCTTTTTATTTGGATAAATTCCGCAATATTAAAACCGGCAAAATTGTAGAGGCCCGTTTAGGCACCGATGAACAGGTAGAGATTTGCCGTGTAGAAACTAATGATTATCAATATCTGTACGAAGAAGGCGAAAATATGGTGATTATGGATAACGTTACTTACGATCAGTTCAGTATCCCAAAATCTTTGTTTGGCCCGGCGGTAAAGTTCCTGAAAGAAGGCATGAGTGTGATTGTTTCTTTTGAAAGTGAGGAACCGATAATGGCACAGGCACCTAATTTTGTAGAACTGGAAATTACCTATGCCGAACCGGCTGTTAAAGGCGATACCTCATCAGGCGCGTTAAAAACGGCAACGACAGAAAACGGAGTTGAGTTAAAAGTGCCCTTGTTTGTAAACCAGGGTGATAAAATAAAAGTCGACACCCGAACGGGCGAATATGTAGAAAGGGTAAAATAG
- a CDS encoding glycoside hydrolase family 28 protein, translating to MNNKLTIAAWLLSSFIATSNLANAHNNTDKYDDPKRYNIAEMGAVGDSKTLNTVAIQAVIDKCAKNGGGTVVIPKGIFLSGSIFIKQGVNIEMLEGSVLKGSTDIKDYPKSSTRIEGHFEEWPSALINADKITHLRITGKGVLDGSGQPFWKEFYSKRSADPKTTNLSVPRPRLALIQNCKDVKIDGIAFTNSGFWNLHLYRCSNLTVNNCRFVAPDGKVPDDHAPSSDGIDVDSSQDITISNSFFSVGDDDIALKGSKGPFAMQDKDSPPVERIYIHDCVFEAGGGIMTCGSEATLVRDVKIERCITRKPVVMRLKLRPDTPQQYENISISDITMENGSAIFNVAPWSQYFDLKGQAPPTSIVRNIKISNIKGSCASLGKIVGNPGATTFGDISLSNVNVTAKNTTFDRDDFKGLVFENVVVNGIAMPTPEPTAKAVK from the coding sequence ATGAATAATAAACTAACCATAGCTGCATGGCTATTGTCGTCATTCATCGCGACAAGCAATTTGGCTAATGCCCATAACAATACAGATAAATACGATGACCCTAAACGCTATAATATTGCCGAGATGGGCGCCGTGGGTGATTCGAAGACATTGAATACCGTGGCTATACAAGCCGTAATTGATAAGTGCGCAAAAAATGGCGGAGGCACGGTCGTGATCCCCAAGGGTATATTTTTAAGCGGATCAATTTTTATTAAACAGGGCGTAAATATTGAAATGCTGGAGGGTTCGGTGCTGAAAGGATCGACTGATATTAAGGATTACCCTAAAAGCAGTACCCGAATTGAGGGCCACTTTGAAGAATGGCCCTCGGCGCTGATAAATGCCGATAAGATAACGCACCTGCGCATTACCGGTAAAGGAGTGCTGGATGGCAGCGGCCAGCCATTTTGGAAAGAATTTTACAGCAAACGCTCAGCCGACCCTAAAACTACAAACCTGAGTGTGCCGCGCCCGCGCCTGGCCCTGATCCAAAATTGCAAAGATGTAAAAATAGATGGCATAGCCTTCACTAATTCGGGCTTTTGGAACCTGCACCTTTACCGTTGCAGCAATTTAACTGTAAACAATTGCCGATTTGTAGCGCCTGATGGTAAAGTACCGGATGACCATGCGCCAAGCTCGGATGGGATAGATGTAGATAGTTCGCAGGATATTACCATCAGCAACAGTTTCTTTTCTGTTGGTGATGATGATATTGCCCTGAAAGGCTCTAAAGGCCCGTTTGCCATGCAGGATAAAGACAGCCCGCCGGTAGAACGTATTTACATACACGATTGCGTTTTTGAAGCCGGTGGCGGTATTATGACCTGCGGCAGCGAAGCCACCCTTGTACGCGATGTGAAAATTGAGCGTTGCATTACCCGTAAACCGGTTGTAATGCGTTTAAAACTGCGCCCGGATACCCCACAGCAATATGAAAATATCAGCATCAGCGATATTACCATGGAGAACGGCAGCGCTATTTTCAATGTCGCCCCCTGGAGCCAGTATTTTGATTTGAAAGGCCAGGCGCCGCCAACATCTATAGTGCGTAATATTAAGATTAGTAACATAAAAGGTAGCTGCGCATCTTTAGGGAAAATCGTGGGTAACCCGGGTGCTACTACCTTTGGCGATATTTCCCTGAGCAATGTGAACGTAACTGCCAAAAACACTACGTTTGATCGGGACGACTTTAAGGGCCTGGTGTTTGAAAATGTAGTGGTAAACGGAATTGCTATGCCCACCCCGGAGCCTACGGCTAAGGCGGTTAAGTAA
- a CDS encoding RNA polymerase sigma factor, translating into MPDFETIYLTYSPQIFRVCMGYVNNHEQAKDLTQETFVSVWRNLPGFRNESKISTWIFRIATNNCLRAIEINKRTIKVELPVNLPELQEESDEEKLAFLYRAIGDLEEMERIIISLVLEDLPQAEIADIVGLSPVNTRVKIHRIKEKLAKKFKSNGQFE; encoded by the coding sequence ATGCCCGATTTTGAAACCATTTATCTTACCTACTCTCCCCAAATATTCAGGGTGTGTATGGGTTATGTAAATAACCATGAACAGGCTAAAGATCTAACTCAGGAAACCTTTGTTTCGGTATGGCGGAATTTACCGGGTTTCAGAAACGAATCTAAAATAAGCACCTGGATATTCCGCATTGCAACTAACAATTGCCTGCGCGCTATAGAAATAAATAAGAGGACAATTAAGGTTGAGCTGCCTGTTAATTTACCCGAATTGCAGGAAGAATCGGACGAAGAGAAGCTGGCCTTTTTATATCGTGCTATTGGCGACTTGGAAGAAATGGAAAGGATTATCATCTCACTGGTGCTGGAAGATCTACCCCAGGCGGAAATAGCCGACATTGTGGGTTTAAGTCCCGTTAATACCCGGGTAAAGATCCATCGGATAAAAGAGAAACTGGCAAAAAAATTTAAAAGTAATGGACAATTTGAATGA
- a CDS encoding peptidylprolyl isomerase, whose amino-acid sequence MPNITCKIKSRWLIVIWTLAALPITTFAQQKNQYVKIETAQGSCIVMLYNETPVHRDNFIKLVKSGCFDKTTFNRILKGFVIQGGDPDSLYEKGKVLKPEQRWIKPEINPALFHKRGVLAMGRDDNKAKESFSTQIYFVDGKTYTDPMLDAIEKRSGITIPEAHREVYRTIGGTPSLDGNYTVFGEIVQGMDWIDKTTAVKVNKAGNPDKEVWMKVRVLTPKEAKNFEAH is encoded by the coding sequence ATGCCTAACATAACCTGTAAAATAAAGAGCCGATGGTTAATTGTAATATGGACTTTAGCAGCATTGCCAATTACAACTTTTGCCCAGCAAAAAAACCAATATGTGAAAATTGAAACAGCACAGGGTTCGTGCATTGTAATGCTGTATAACGAAACCCCGGTACACCGCGATAATTTTATTAAGCTGGTAAAAAGTGGCTGTTTTGATAAAACTACTTTCAACCGCATACTAAAAGGGTTCGTTATACAGGGCGGCGACCCCGATTCCCTGTACGAGAAAGGCAAAGTATTAAAACCCGAACAACGATGGATAAAGCCCGAGATTAATCCGGCGTTGTTTCATAAACGCGGCGTATTGGCCATGGGCCGCGATGATAATAAAGCAAAAGAATCGTTCTCCACGCAGATTTATTTTGTAGATGGAAAAACCTATACCGACCCCATGCTGGATGCTATAGAAAAACGGTCTGGTATTACCATCCCTGAAGCACATCGCGAAGTATACCGCACCATAGGCGGCACGCCATCGCTGGATGGGAATTATACCGTATTTGGCGAAATAGTACAGGGTATGGACTGGATCGATAAAACAACCGCTGTAAAAGTTAATAAAGCCGGCAACCCTGATAAAGAGGTTTGGATGAAGGTTAGGGTGTTAACGCCAAAAGAGGCGAAAAACTTTGAAGCACATTGA
- a CDS encoding helix-turn-helix domain-containing protein translates to MKIYIRNMVCDRCKMAVKAELAKAGLVPAQIELGEVTFQQAPLAGQLTQLQEGLKTLGFELIDDYKSRIIEQIKTTIIDLVHYRTGAQVLKLSVVLADKLNHEYTYLSNLFSSVEGQTIEKYYILQKIERVKELLVYNELTLSQIAYQTGYSSVAHLSAQFKQVTGLTTSAFKALNNHNRASLDNL, encoded by the coding sequence GTGAAAATATATATCCGTAACATGGTTTGCGACCGTTGCAAAATGGCAGTTAAAGCCGAGCTTGCAAAGGCCGGACTTGTACCAGCACAGATTGAATTGGGCGAAGTCACCTTTCAGCAAGCACCCCTAGCAGGTCAACTGACGCAACTGCAAGAGGGTTTAAAGACTCTTGGGTTTGAATTGATAGACGACTATAAAAGCCGAATAATAGAGCAGATTAAAACTACTATAATTGATTTGGTTCATTATAGGACCGGGGCGCAGGTTTTAAAGCTTTCGGTAGTACTGGCCGATAAACTTAATCATGAATATACTTATCTAAGCAACCTTTTCTCATCGGTAGAAGGCCAAACTATAGAGAAATATTACATATTGCAAAAAATAGAACGTGTAAAAGAGTTACTGGTTTATAATGAACTGACTTTATCTCAAATCGCCTACCAAACAGGATATAGCAGTGTGGCGCACCTTTCGGCGCAGTTTAAACAGGTTACCGGCTTAACAACGTCGGCTTTTAAGGCACTGAATAATCACAATCGTGCCAGTTTAGATAACCTGTAA
- a CDS encoding heavy-metal-associated domain-containing protein, which produces MTHTYQITGMTCSGCLAKVQSLLAALPGVQKIDISLAEGTADITMSRHIPTSELQLALAGYPKYQLSEIAQQHHKITQSDEAENKTWLQTYKPILVIAAYLLVIAFITGNSSAGFNWLKAMRIFMSGFFLVFSFFKILDIQGFADSYSMYDLIARRVKAWGFVYVFIELGLGFLYAANALPYITNIITLVVMSVSLVGVVQSVLNKRRIRCACLGAVFNLPMSTVTIIEDGLMIVMSLIMLLM; this is translated from the coding sequence ATGACACATACTTATCAAATAACCGGCATGACTTGCAGCGGGTGCCTGGCAAAAGTACAAAGCCTTTTAGCAGCCTTACCCGGCGTGCAAAAAATAGATATCTCATTAGCCGAAGGGACAGCCGATATCACCATGTCGAGACATATCCCTACTTCCGAATTGCAATTGGCGCTTGCTGGTTACCCTAAATACCAGTTAAGTGAAATTGCACAACAACACCATAAAATAACGCAAAGCGATGAAGCCGAAAATAAAACATGGCTGCAAACCTATAAGCCTATTTTGGTTATAGCCGCTTACCTGTTAGTTATTGCGTTTATTACTGGAAATAGCTCAGCAGGCTTTAATTGGTTAAAAGCTATGCGGATTTTTATGAGTGGGTTTTTCCTGGTGTTTTCTTTTTTTAAAATTTTAGATATACAGGGGTTCGCAGATAGCTATTCCATGTACGATCTGATTGCCAGGCGCGTAAAAGCCTGGGGGTTTGTTTACGTATTTATTGAACTGGGCCTGGGCTTTTTATATGCAGCCAATGCCCTGCCGTACATCACCAATATCATAACACTGGTTGTAATGTCGGTAAGTTTAGTAGGCGTAGTACAAAGCGTACTTAATAAACGCCGGATACGCTGTGCATGCCTTGGCGCTGTATTCAATTTACCCATGAGCACTGTTACCATTATTGAAGACGGCTTAATGATTGTGATGAGTTTGATAATGCTGTTAATGTAA
- the ffh gene encoding signal recognition particle protein, which translates to MFENLSDKLDRAFKVLKGQGTITEINVAETMKEIRKALLDADVNYKTAKAFTDDVRQKAIGQNVLTSISPGQLLTKVMNDELTELMGGTTSEINFTGPLTIILIAGLNGAGKTTFSGKLANFLKTQKNKKPLLVAGDVYRPAAIDQLEVLGGQIGIPVYANRESTDPIAIAREGVALAKQQGNNVVIIDTAGRLAIDEAMMVEIEQVKAAVNPNEILFVVDAMTGQDAVNTAKVFNDRLDFTGAVLTKLDGDTRGGAALSIKSVVNKPIKFIGTGEKMEALDVFHPDRMASRILGMGDVVSLVERAQQQFDEKEAAELQKKIRKNKFDFNDFYSQIQQIKKMGNMKDLMGMIPGVGKMMKDVEVGDDAFKNIEAIIQSMTPHEKENPDAINQSRRNRIAKGSGTNITEVNRLIKQFEDMRKVMKQMSNPAAMANMMRRMPKM; encoded by the coding sequence ATGTTTGAAAATCTTTCAGATAAGCTCGACAGGGCGTTTAAGGTCCTGAAAGGACAAGGAACTATTACTGAAATAAACGTGGCTGAAACCATGAAGGAGATCCGCAAGGCCCTTCTGGATGCCGACGTTAACTATAAAACCGCCAAAGCATTTACCGATGATGTAAGGCAAAAAGCCATTGGTCAAAATGTATTGACCAGCATTTCACCCGGTCAGTTATTGACCAAGGTAATGAACGATGAGCTGACCGAGTTGATGGGCGGCACAACGTCGGAAATTAACTTTACCGGTCCGCTAACCATTATCCTTATAGCAGGTTTGAATGGCGCTGGTAAAACTACCTTTAGCGGCAAACTGGCCAACTTTTTAAAAACACAGAAAAACAAAAAACCTTTGCTGGTTGCCGGCGACGTTTACCGCCCGGCGGCGATAGACCAGCTGGAGGTTTTAGGCGGCCAAATAGGCATCCCGGTTTATGCTAACCGCGAAAGCACCGACCCTATTGCCATTGCCAGGGAGGGTGTGGCTTTAGCCAAACAGCAAGGCAACAACGTAGTGATTATAGATACCGCCGGCCGTTTAGCTATAGACGAGGCCATGATGGTTGAAATAGAGCAGGTAAAAGCCGCTGTTAACCCTAACGAGATTTTATTTGTGGTTGATGCCATGACCGGCCAGGATGCCGTGAATACCGCCAAGGTGTTTAACGACCGCCTGGATTTTACCGGCGCGGTGCTGACCAAGTTGGATGGCGATACCCGTGGTGGTGCTGCGTTATCTATTAAATCGGTAGTGAATAAGCCGATAAAATTTATTGGTACGGGCGAAAAGATGGAAGCGCTTGATGTTTTCCACCCCGACCGTATGGCTTCGCGTATTTTGGGTATGGGCGATGTGGTTTCGTTGGTGGAACGCGCTCAGCAGCAGTTTGACGAGAAGGAAGCCGCCGAACTGCAAAAGAAGATACGCAAGAATAAATTCGACTTTAACGACTTTTATAGCCAGATACAGCAGATCAAAAAAATGGGTAACATGAAAGATCTGATGGGGATGATACCGGGCGTTGGCAAAATGATGAAGGATGTGGAAGTGGGCGATGATGCCTTTAAAAATATTGAAGCCATTATCCAATCTATGACCCCGCACGAAAAAGAAAACCCTGACGCTATTAATCAAAGCCGCCGCAACCGCATAGCCAAAGGCTCGGGCACTAACATTACCGAAGTTAACCGCCTAATAAAACAATTTGAGGATATGCGCAAAGTAATGAAACAAATGAGTAACCCTGCCGCTATGGCCAACATGATGCGCCGCATGCCTAAGATGTAA
- a CDS encoding DUF5916 domain-containing protein — MKTIFGLCLSCLTVCVFAQAPVKKLEAIKVTTPPKIDGVLDDDVWKNAPIATDFVENNPVAGRHEKNEERTEVKIAYDNAAIYVAARMHETSAGKVARELTTRDNIANDDYFGMILDTYLDGINGTGFYVTAAGVQFDAKYIPAGSGGSNEDGSWNGVWESNVKVDEHGWTAEFKIPYSALRFGKKDAQTWGLNFIRKRQSEQKQLFWNELDPKKNGLMNQEGQLTGLKSITPPLRLAFYPYFSTYLNHYPYNTAGVKNTTGSVNGGMDVKYGINQSFTLDVTLIPDFGQVQSDNKVLNLTPFEVKYTENRPFFTEGTELFNKGNLFYSRRIGGSPIDYGKAYDGLKPTESVISNPSETRLLNATKISGRLSNGLGIGFFNAITNSANAIVEDANGNRREVETSPLTNYNILVLDQNLKNNSAVTLINTNVDRFGKDYNADVGGVVFNLNNKKNSYNINGYGMMSNLFYHDQPTVTGYSYELSFAKTQGSFTGAITQDLVDDKYNQNDLGILFNNNYLNHNLNLQYFIYKPSKLFNQWGVFANAYYSRRLKESAYQNLNLNVGSYFRFKNNWQSNINLNNNRSGNDFYEPRVAGRYYRTSGDNNFNFNLNTNSNTRLHGGIYFAYRVYNRFKGRGYDGEVSYNYRISNKFSFGEDVTYMPRLNNAGFSTMDTLNNNPIFARRNVQTLENIFNIKYTFNNVAGLSFRLRHYWSKLNNKEFFDLAQNGELANLTSNHFDTANDQNYNVWNIDMIYEWQFSPGSVLSLAWKSSSLTNTNMAKYGYFNNFDNTFNQPKNNNYSIKVLYYIDYQNLKKKRG, encoded by the coding sequence ATGAAGACCATCTTTGGCCTTTGCCTATCCTGTTTAACAGTATGCGTTTTTGCGCAAGCCCCGGTTAAAAAACTGGAAGCCATTAAGGTAACTACCCCGCCTAAAATTGATGGCGTACTTGACGATGATGTGTGGAAGAACGCCCCCATTGCTACCGATTTTGTTGAAAACAACCCGGTAGCAGGCCGGCACGAGAAAAACGAAGAACGTACTGAAGTTAAAATCGCTTATGATAACGCGGCTATTTATGTAGCTGCCCGCATGCATGAAACATCGGCCGGTAAGGTAGCACGCGAACTAACCACCCGCGACAATATAGCTAACGATGATTATTTTGGAATGATACTGGATACCTATCTCGATGGTATAAATGGCACAGGCTTTTATGTCACCGCGGCTGGTGTGCAATTTGATGCAAAGTATATCCCGGCAGGCAGCGGTGGCAGCAACGAGGATGGATCGTGGAACGGGGTTTGGGAAAGCAACGTGAAAGTGGATGAACACGGGTGGACGGCAGAGTTTAAAATCCCATACTCGGCATTGCGCTTTGGCAAAAAGGACGCGCAAACCTGGGGACTGAATTTTATCCGTAAAAGGCAAAGTGAACAAAAGCAACTTTTTTGGAATGAACTTGACCCTAAGAAAAACGGTTTGATGAACCAGGAAGGGCAATTAACCGGATTGAAAAGTATTACGCCGCCATTGCGCCTTGCATTTTACCCTTACTTCTCAACCTATTTAAATCACTATCCGTACAATACTGCCGGGGTTAAAAACACTACAGGTTCGGTAAATGGCGGGATGGATGTTAAATACGGCATTAATCAAAGCTTTACCCTGGATGTTACCCTGATCCCCGATTTTGGGCAGGTACAATCGGATAATAAAGTGTTAAACCTTACGCCTTTTGAAGTAAAATATACAGAAAACCGGCCCTTTTTTACCGAAGGCACCGAGCTGTTTAATAAGGGGAATTTATTTTATAGCAGAAGGATAGGCGGATCGCCAATTGATTATGGCAAAGCTTACGATGGGTTAAAACCAACCGAATCGGTAATAAGCAACCCAAGCGAAACACGCTTATTGAACGCCACAAAAATATCAGGGCGGTTATCAAACGGGTTGGGTATCGGCTTTTTTAACGCCATTACCAATAGCGCTAATGCCATTGTTGAAGACGCGAATGGTAACCGCAGGGAGGTAGAGACATCTCCCTTAACCAATTATAACATCCTGGTGCTTGATCAAAACCTGAAGAATAATTCGGCAGTAACGCTGATCAATACCAATGTAGACAGGTTTGGCAAGGATTATAATGCCGATGTTGGCGGGGTGGTATTTAACCTGAACAATAAGAAAAATTCGTACAACATAAACGGCTATGGCATGATGAGTAATTTATTCTATCATGATCAGCCAACGGTTACAGGTTATAGTTATGAACTCAGCTTTGCCAAAACACAGGGTAGTTTCACCGGTGCCATTACGCAGGATCTGGTAGATGATAAATATAACCAGAACGATCTGGGTATATTGTTTAATAATAACTATTTAAACCATAATCTAAATTTGCAATACTTTATTTATAAGCCCAGTAAATTGTTTAACCAATGGGGTGTTTTTGCCAATGCATATTATTCGCGCAGACTTAAAGAATCGGCTTATCAAAACCTTAATCTTAACGTAGGCTCATACTTCCGTTTCAAAAATAACTGGCAAAGCAATATTAATTTAAATAATAACCGCTCAGGTAACGATTTTTATGAACCCAGGGTAGCCGGGCGATATTACCGCACATCCGGAGATAATAACTTTAATTTTAACCTTAATACCAACAGTAATACCCGCTTACATGGTGGTATTTATTTTGCGTATCGGGTTTATAACAGGTTTAAAGGGCGTGGCTATGATGGTGAAGTTTCTTATAACTATCGCATCAGTAACAAGTTTTCGTTTGGAGAAGATGTAACGTATATGCCACGCTTAAACAACGCCGGTTTTTCAACAATGGATACACTGAATAATAACCCCATTTTTGCCCGCCGTAATGTGCAAACGCTGGAGAATATCTTTAATATCAAATACACCTTTAATAACGTCGCTGGCTTGTCGTTCCGGTTAAGGCACTATTGGTCTAAATTAAATAACAAAGAATTTTTTGACCTGGCGCAAAATGGTGAATTAGCTAACCTTACCTCAAATCATTTCGATACAGCTAACGATCAGAATTATAATGTTTGGAATATAGACATGATATACGAGTGGCAGTTCTCGCCGGGTAGCGTGCTTAGTTTAGCCTGGAAAAGCTCGTCGCTTACTAATACCAATATGGCCAAATACGGCTACTTTAATAATTTCGATAACACATTCAATCAGCCCAAAAATAATAATTATTCTATTAAAGTGCTGTATTATATTGATTATCAGAACTTGAAGAAGAAACGGGGTTAG
- a CDS encoding DUF3078 domain-containing protein yields the protein MLKTVSVLFFISCLYFALPASAQKTDSLKKADSLKIDTNLLNKYRIEPRRNAIPIRVKPAVIHEELIPVSMMDYKINYWRKWITFGINLNQSAFSNNWAAGGVSSLAIGGNFDYKTEYNKAPFDYTAELLGLYGRVTNKGQIARKTNDRLFFDNKVATQLSKRWLFFGSLTFESQFDKGYQYPSNGSAPQLISSLMSPGYLTESVGIEYKPNKVFDLRIGTGTARQTFVLDTTIYHRIPSNYGVAPGRTFKNELAFQVVATYDKDIMQNMHFGVRYAGFIPYGRGLINIDHRMDAVLMAKVNKLINVNITTTVLFDNDTSTKPQATEGLALGIIYKFP from the coding sequence ATGTTAAAAACAGTATCTGTATTATTTTTTATTAGCTGCCTTTATTTTGCTTTGCCTGCATCGGCACAAAAAACTGATAGTCTAAAAAAAGCCGACAGCCTGAAAATTGATACCAACCTGCTGAATAAATATAGAATTGAGCCCCGCCGCAATGCCATTCCCATCCGGGTAAAACCCGCGGTGATACATGAGGAACTGATCCCTGTATCCATGATGGATTATAAAATTAACTATTGGCGCAAATGGATCACCTTTGGCATCAATCTTAACCAATCGGCCTTTAGTAATAACTGGGCTGCGGGTGGCGTAAGCTCGTTAGCCATAGGTGGCAATTTTGATTATAAAACCGAATATAACAAAGCCCCTTTTGATTATACTGCTGAACTATTGGGGCTTTACGGCCGGGTAACGAATAAGGGCCAGATAGCCCGCAAAACTAACGATCGGTTGTTTTTTGATAATAAGGTAGCTACCCAGCTTTCAAAACGCTGGCTCTTTTTCGGGTCGTTAACGTTCGAATCGCAATTTGATAAGGGATATCAATACCCTTCCAATGGTTCAGCACCGCAGCTTATCTCCAGCTTAATGTCGCCCGGCTATTTAACCGAGTCTGTCGGTATCGAGTATAAGCCTAATAAAGTGTTCGATCTGCGGATAGGTACGGGTACGGCCCGTCAAACTTTTGTGCTTGATACCACTATTTATCACCGCATTCCATCCAACTATGGTGTGGCGCCGGGGCGCACATTTAAAAACGAACTGGCTTTCCAGGTAGTAGCTACTTATGATAAGGATATTATGCAGAACATGCATTTTGGCGTGCGTTATGCCGGGTTTATCCCCTATGGGCGTGGTTTGATCAATATCGACCACCGCATGGATGCCGTGCTGATGGCAAAAGTAAACAAACTCATCAACGTTAATATTACCACCACGGTATTGTTTGATAATGATACTTCTACCAAACCACAAGCTACCGAAGGTTTAGCTTTAGGTATTATTTATAAGTTTCCGTGA
- a CDS encoding RNA polymerase sigma factor, whose translation MESQELIPHLFRTEYSKITAVLCRLFGFDHIEIAEDIASDTFLTASETWGINGLPENPVAWLYGVAKNKAKNYLRHHQVFTSKVAVSLSSAPHMSPELDIDLSNQNITDSQLQMLFAICNPLISSEGQISLALRILCGFGISEIADAFLISKETVTKRIYRAKETLRLANIKIEFPPPSELDKRLDVVLTTLYLLFNEGYYSVNHKSTLRKDFCLEAMRLAFQLIENPSTNLPAVNALLALMSFQASRFDARIDESGELILYADQDERLWDEELITQGKHFLDRASKGKTFSKYHLEAGIAYWHTLKEDTPIKWQNILMLYNELLILSYSPMAALNRTYALYKCKGKPAAIVEAEKLKLNNNHLYYALLGELYTDVDNITARQHFTTALKLSKTPADKLAMQKKIGQLSVS comes from the coding sequence ATGGAAAGCCAGGAACTGATACCACATTTATTCCGCACAGAATACAGTAAAATTACGGCTGTGCTTTGCCGTTTGTTTGGCTTTGACCATATAGAGATTGCCGAAGACATTGCAAGCGATACCTTTTTAACCGCATCTGAAACCTGGGGAATAAACGGCCTGCCCGAAAACCCGGTGGCCTGGTTATATGGTGTTGCCAAAAACAAGGCTAAAAATTATTTAAGGCACCACCAGGTATTTACATCAAAGGTTGCGGTGTCACTTAGTTCGGCTCCCCATATGTCTCCAGAATTAGACATCGACCTGTCCAACCAAAATATTACCGACAGCCAGCTACAGATGTTGTTTGCTATTTGCAACCCGCTTATATCGTCAGAGGGGCAAATTAGCCTGGCGTTGCGCATACTTTGTGGCTTTGGGATAAGTGAAATAGCCGATGCTTTTTTAATAAGCAAAGAAACGGTTACTAAAAGAATATACCGGGCTAAGGAGACGCTGCGGCTGGCTAACATAAAAATCGAATTCCCCCCGCCTTCCGAATTGGACAAAAGGCTGGATGTTGTACTGACAACTTTATACCTGTTGTTTAACGAGGGGTATTATTCTGTAAATCACAAAAGTACCTTACGTAAAGATTTTTGTTTAGAGGCTATGCGCTTAGCTTTCCAGCTGATAGAAAATCCCAGTACAAATTTACCAGCGGTTAACGCGTTGCTTGCCTTAATGAGTTTTCAGGCGTCGCGTTTTGATGCCAGGATAGATGAATCCGGCGAACTTATTTTATATGCCGACCAGGACGAGCGCTTATGGGATGAAGAACTGATTACCCAGGGAAAGCATTTTTTAGACCGTGCATCAAAGGGGAAAACTTTTTCAAAATACCACCTGGAAGCCGGTATAGCTTATTGGCATACACTTAAAGAAGACACACCAATTAAATGGCAAAATATTTTAATGCTGTATAACGAATTACTTATTTTAAGCTATTCGCCCATGGCAGCATTAAACCGCACCTATGCCCTTTATAAATGCAAAGGGAAGCCTGCAGCCATAGTTGAAGCAGAAAAATTAAAGCTAAATAACAATCACCTATATTATGCGCTGCTTGGAGAGTTATACACCGATGTTGATAATATCACGGCCAGGCAACATTTCACAACAGCATTAAAATTATCAAAAACACCTGCTGATAAGCTGGCTATGCAAAAGAAAATAGGGCAACTGAGCGTTAGTTAA